The genomic DNA TACCAATTTCATCCACCATAGGTCGCTGTTTTTCagatttcaggttttttttatatatatacagttaATTGGGGTTTAATGAATCATCTGTTTGTCtaataatttaatataataatgtaCAAAAAGGTGCAATGGAGGAGCTGAACAGTTGTGCAGGTATGTGCATGATTAACTGTAAATAACTTACAGTATATTCACACAGTGTTCCTCAATGTCTGCTGCATATTATAGACATCAGTTGCACCTCTTGGCCACTAGAGGTCTCTGTTGATCCAGATTTTAACCAACACGTGCGGCTCTCTGTACTTTCATCACTTTCACTTTAGTATGGTGGTGGGTGAAAGAAAGATATGGCGCAGCGTGCACTTATTCTCTCTTTATTTGTGCTGACAGTCTCTCAGAAAAGTAAGAAATGTTTAATGCTCAGGCTATAACTTTTAGTATTTGTTGTTAATCTGAACGCAGCTGGCGGTTCCTgttttctaaattaatttaagttAGTTCGGTATTTTCCCGCCACGTTTCTGGCGgtatatttggaaaaaaaatgcatagtTCCTGGTTTAACTCATATTCTGTatgataaaaagagaaaaatgaacccggcttcatcagtgtgtttgtagACTACCGCATATTGTAGTCTGTAACATAGCAACCAAAGTGATAGAGTTTCTGTTGTGTCTGAAAATACTGAAACATGCAGCCTCACTCACACTAGATTAACTTTTATTGCTTTGAGATCACTTTTTGAATGATTTAGAGTTATATATGTAAAAACTTTGTTAAAAGTCCATATGTCTGTGCCTCTTAATTGTGAAAATTATTGATTAACGGAATCAAGTTTTGAGTCAAacaatgtttctgtctctctgcagctccagcagctctgATACAAACTCAGCACACTGTGATGGCAGCAGTGGGAGAGCAGGCCTACTTAAACTGTCAGCTCATGAAATCTAAGGACGTTCATCAAGTCACCTGGCAGAAGATTCTACCTGACAGAGAGAGTAATGTGGCTACCTACAACAAATATTCCAAGAAACTGGTGAACGCAGGTTTTCAAGGTAAAGTGGAGTTAATTGATGCTGGACTGCAGAACAGCTCCATCCTGATCAGGGAGGTGACGGAGGAGGATGAAGGCTGCTATCGCTGCATGTTTAACACCTACCCTGATGGAGCTCTCATTGCTACAACCTGCCTCAAACTCTACGGTCAGTACCTGCTTTAGTAATACAACACCTTCATGTCATCCCTCGAGTTTCTTCTATAACTTTCATCTTGTATTTTCAGAGCTGCATGGACCCGTTCTTCACGTCAGTGAATCAAACTTTCCTGAAGAGGTCGTTGTCACCTGCTCGGCTACGGGTCGACCCGCTCCCACTGTCACATTAAACGTCCTGAATCAAAAACTCAACGTTTCTATAGAcagtttcaaaaacacaaacggtACGGTCACTGTTAACACTACATGTTTGCTGATGCGTAGCTATGACAACAGCACACAGGTTCAATGTGAAGTTCAAGTGCCCTCCGTTCCTCTGAAGAAGGACTCTGTGATGATTCCTGCAGCCCAGCTGTCGTCTGAAGATGGTGAGAATCATTATTATAGATTATTGTTTCTACACATGATCAACGTCGTAtttatgaagttttttttatcaggttcAAAGGTCGACACTGGATCTAATGACGCTGATATTACTCTGGTCATCGCAGCTGTTGTGACAGTCTCTATCTCTTTAGTGGTTCTTCTGTGGTTTCTGAGACGAAAACAACTGAACAGGTACAGATGTTTTATACTGTTACACTGAGATGTTCTGATCAAACAAAGCAATACAAAtacacctacacacctacactttcacacactgatggtagaggctgctgtgtaaatgaccaaaaaagaacTAATCCAATGATTGTAGAAAACGTTTTAGCTTTGACTTAAGTTACCCTCTCCTCTAGCACTGCTCTGTTGTTGTTCATTATCACATTGAACCCAAATCACCCCAAATCagttcttctttgtgtgtttgtgctgattttaatgatcttttctttaaacaatatttttacAAATCCAGTCTCAAAGTCTTGGTGTAAGAACAAGGAGGATCCTGAGGAGATCAAAACACCGCTACCTACTGTGAAACCTCACATGTAAGATAATGAACACCTTCCTATCCTAACAACTTCAACATTGATGAAGAAACTGAccagaatgtttttttcccccttaaagGAACAGAACGCCTTTAATGCATCAACAGAACGAGCAGGAGGACCTGAGGCAGCAGACACCTTCTGCTGACAAGATGATCGACTTCAAACAACAAGCTTCATCTCGGACACCAAGGTGTAAACAAAAGCTAAATCTTTAgtaatgcagaaacacacaaggtGACAAAGTGAAGAAGAGTGACTTCAACATATCAGTCCAGATGTGGCAGCATGTTAGAGGACACACATCTGTGTCTGTTGATGAGTGTTAAGTCCAGCAGATTCTCTTTTGAATCCATATGATGCATTTGCTGCCTTTTTTATGCATCTCttgtttatacattttgatatattttttaaatacatttaaattctgcagcttcaatttttatttatttcttcatgattCTTCAAACCCAAAAATGAACTTACCATGGACCAGTAGTTTACTCTAATGTTTGTTATCTTCACTAATACCTGAAATAACAAATCAGAATTTATGTATGTTACATTCCTATTTTATTACCCCTGTTGCCATGGCATATGATGCATTTGCTTCCTTTTTTATGCATCTCttgtttatacattttgatatatttgtaaataaatacatttaaattctgCAGCTTCAATTATCTTCATTTCGTTCTaaatcttcatttaaaacaaacccaACAATGAACTTACCGTGGACCAATAGTATACTCTGATGATACATAATGAACGTTGGTTACCTTCGGTTTTACCAGAAACAACAATCCAGAATTCATGTATGTGTCATGGTTGTGTGTGATAGGTCCACAAGAGatcatttacaataaaatgtatttgttcagCATTTCCAAACCAGTGACCCCATGTATGACCATAATACTTATTTTGTCAGATAAAGTGACAAAGTGTCcacattttcctccttttctaaCCACAGGATGTATTAACTGCAGTGCAGTGATTTCAGCTGTAGTTGCAGAACGTGTCCACTAGATGGGGTCTTTGttatactttttgtttttgaatactGCCCGTATATAATGACCACTGctgtatttttctttgcttACTCTTTGAACGAAACATAAAGTATACACTAATAATGAATCATAAATGTTTGTGAGCTTTAATGCCAGCAGAAATCATAAAAATTCAAAATCATAGATCAGGGAGGGACCTCTTGGCCACTAGAGGTCTCTGTTGATCCAGATTTTAACCAACACATTCGGCTTTCTGTACTTTTATTACTTTCACTTTAGTTTGGCGTTGGTTGCAGGCAAGATATGGCGCAGCGTGCACTTATTCTCTCTCTATTTGTGCTGACAGTCTCTCAGAAAGGtaagaaatgtttaatgtttaggCTATAACTTCTAGtctttatgtattttatgttaATCTGAACGCAGCTGGCGGTTTCTGTTTTCTACATTAATTTTAGTTAGTTCGGTATTTTCCCGCCACGTTTCTGGCGGTATATTTGAAATACTTTTGCATAGTTCCTGGTTTAACTCATTCTGTATGATattttgcagagaaaaacaaaccctaATGAACCCGGcttcatcagtgtgtttgtagACTACCGCATATTGTAATCTGTAACATAGCAACCAAAGTGATAGAGTTTCTGTTGTGTCTGAAAATACTGAAACATGCAGCCTCACTCACACTAGATTAACTTTTATTGCTTTGAGATCACTTTTTGAATGATTTAGAGTTATATATGTAAAAACTTTGTTAAAAATCCATATGTCTGTGCCtctttattgtgaaaatgattgattgaaggAATCAAGTTTTGAGTCAAacaatgtttctgtctctctgcagctccagcagctctgATACAAACTCAGCACACTGTGATGGCAGCAGTGGGAGAGCAGGCCTACTTAAACTGTCAGCTCATGAAATCTAATGACGTTCATCAAGTCACCTGGCAGAAGATTCTACCTGACGGAGAGAGTAATGTGGCCACCTACAACAAATATTCCAAGAAACTGGTGAACGCAGGTTTTCAAGGTAAAGTGGAGTTAATTGATGCTGGACTGCAGAACAGCTCCATCCTGATCAGGGAGGTGACGGAGGAGGATGAAGGCTGCTATCGCTGCATGTTTAACACCTACCCTGATGGAGCTCTCATTGCTACAACCTGCCTCAAACTCTACGGTCAGTACCTGCTTTAGTAATACAACACCTTCATGTCATCCCTCGAGTTTCTTCTATAACTTTCATCTTGTATTTTCAGAGCTGCATGGACCCGTTCTTCATGTCAGTGAATCAAACTTTCCTGAAGAGGTCAATGTCACCTGCTCGGCTACGGGTCGACCCGCTCCCACTGTCACATTAAACGCCCTGCATCAAAAACTCAACGTTTCTATAGAcagtttcaaaaacacaaacggtACGGTCACTGTTAACACTACATGTTTGCTGATGCGTAGCTATGACAACAGCACACAGGTTGAATGTGAAGTTCAAGTGCCCTCCGTTCCTCTGAAGAAGGACTCTGTGATGATTCCTGCAGCCCAGCTGTCGTCTGAAGATGGTGAGAATCATTATTATAGATTATTGTTTCTACACATGGTCAACGTCGTAtttatgaagttttttttatcaggttcAAAGGTCGACACTGGATCTAATGACGCTGATATTACTCTGGTCATCGCAGCTGTTGTGACAGTCTCTATCTCTTTAGTGGTTCTTCTGTGGTTTCTGAGACGAAAACAACTGAACAGGTACAGATCTTTTatacagaggctgctgtgtaaatgaccaaaaaagaacTAATCCAATGATTGTAGAAAACATTTTAGCTTTGACTTAAGTTACCCTCTCCTCTAGCACTGCTCTGTTGTTGTTCATTATCACATTGAACCCAAATCACCCCAAATCagttcttctttgtgtgtttgtgctgattttaattatcttttctttaaacaatatttttacAATTCCAGCCCAAAGTCTTGGTGTAAGAACAAGGAGGATCCTGAGGAGATCAAAACACTGCTACCTACTGTGAAACCTCACATGTAAGATAATGAACACCTTCCTATCCTAACAACTTCAACATTGATGAAGAAACTGAccagaatgtttttttcccccttaaagGAACAGAACGCCTTTAATGCATGAACAGAACGAGCAGGAGGGCACAAGGCATCGGGCATCTTCTTCTAAAAAGATGATCGACTTCATACAACAAGCTTCATCTCGGACACCAAGGTGTAAACAAAAGCTAAATCTTTAgtaatgcagaaacacacaaggtGACAAAGTGAAGAAGAGTGACTTCAACATATCAGTCCAGATGTGGCAGCATGTTAGAGGACACACATCTGTGTCTGTTGATGAGTGTTAAGTCCAGCAGATTCTCTTTTGAATCCATATGATGCATTTGCTGCCTTTTTTATGCATCTCttgtttatacattttgatatattttttaaatacatttaaattctgcagcttcaatttttatttatttcttcatgattCTTCAAACCCAAAAATGAACTTACCATGGACCAGTAGTTTACTCTAATGTTTGTTATCTTCACTAATACCTGAAATAACAAATCAGAATTTATGTATGTTACATTCCTATTTTATTACCCCTGTTGCCATGGCATATGATGCATTTGCTTCCTTTTTTATGCATCTCttgtttatacattttgatatatttgtaaataaatacatttaaattctgCAGCTTCAATTATCTTCATTTCGTTCTaaatcttcatttaaaacaaacccaACAATGAACTTACCGTGGACCAATAGTATACTCTGATGATACATAATGAACGTTGGTTACCTTCGGTTTTACCAGAAACAACAATCCAGAATTCATGTATGTGTCATGGTTGTGTGTGATAGGTCCACAAGAGatcatttacaataaaatgtatttgttcagCATTTCCAAACCAGTGACCCCATGTATGACCATAATACTTATTTTGTCAGATAAAGTGACAAAGTGTCcacattttcctccttttctaaCCACAGGATGTATTAACTGCAGTGCAGTGATTTCAGCTGTAGTTGCAGAACGTGTCCACTAGATGGGGTCTTTGttatactttttgtttttgaatactGCCCGTATATAATGACCACTGctgtatttttctttgcttACTCTTTGAACGAAACATAAAGTATACACTGATAATGAATCATAAATGTTTGTGAGCTTTAATGCCAGCAGAAATCATAAAAATTCAAAATCATAGATCAGGGAGGGACCTCTTGGCCACTAGAGGTCTCTGTTGATCCAGATTTTAACCAACACATTCGGCTTTCTGTACTTTTATTACTTTCACTTTAGTTTGGCGTTGGTTGCAGGCAAGATATGGCGCAGCGTGCACTTATTCTCTCTCTATTTGTGCTGACAGTCTCTCAGAAAGGtaagaaatgtttaatgtttaggCTATAACTTCTAGtctttatgtattttatgttaATCTGAACGCAGCTGGCGGTTTCTGTTTTCTACATTAATTTTAGTTAGTTCGGTATTTTCCCGCCACGTTTCTGGCGGTATATTTGAAATACTTTTGCATAGTTCCTGGTTTAACTCATTCTGTATGATattttgcagagaaaaacaaaccctaATGAACCCGGcttcatcagtgtgtttgtagACTACCGCATATTGTAGTCTGTAACATAGCAACCAAAGTGATAGAGTTTCTGTTGTGTCTGAAAATACTGAAACATGCAGCCTCACTCACACTAGATTAACTTTTATTGCTTTGAGATCACTTTTTGAATGATTTAGAGTTATATATGTAAAAACTTTGTTAAAAATCCATATGTCTGTGCCtctttattgtgaaaatgattgattgaaggAATCAAGTTTTGAGTCAAacaatgtttctgtctctctgcagctccagcagctctgATACAAACTCAGCACACTGTGATGGCAGCAGTGGGAGAGCAGGCCTACTTAAACTGTCAGCTCATGAAATCTAAGGACGTTCATCAAGTCACCTGGCAGAAGATTCTACCTGACGGAGAGAGTAATGTGGCTACCTACAACAAATATTCCAAGAAACTGGTGAACGCAGGTTTTCAAGGTAAAGTGGAGTTAATTGATGCTGGACTGCAGAACAGCTCCATCCTGATCAGGGAGGTGACGGAGGAGGATGAAGGCTGCTATCGCTGCATGTTTAACACCTACCCTGATGGAGCTCTCATTGCTACAACCTGCCTCAAACTCTACGGTCAGTACCTGCTTTAGTAATACAACACCTTCATGTCATCCCTCGAGTTTCTTCTATAACTTTCATCTTGTATTTTCAGAGCTGCATGGACCCGTTCTTCACGTCAGTGAATCAAACTTTCCTGAAGAGGTCGTTGTCACCTGCTCGGCTACGGGTCGACCCGCTCCCACTGTCACATTAAACGTCCTGAATCAAAAACTCAACGTTTGTATAGAcagtttcaaaaacacaaacggtACGGTCACTGTTAACACTACATGTTTGCTGATGCGTAGCTATGACAACAGCACACAGGTTGAATGTGAAGTTCAAGTGCCCTCCGTTCCTCTGAAGAAGGACTCTGTGATGATTCCTGCAGCCCAGCTGTCGTCTGAAGATGGTGAGAATCATTATTATAGATTATTGTTTCTACACATGATCAACGTCGTAtttatgaagttttttttatcaggttcAAAGGTCGACACTGGATCTAATGACGCTGATATTACTCTGGTCATCGCAGCTGTTGTGACAGTCTCTATCTCTTTAGTGGTTCTTCTGTGGTTGCTTCTGTGGTTTCTGAGACGAAAACAACTGAACAGGTACAGATGTTTTATACTGTTACACTGAGATGTTCTGATCAAACAAAGCAATACAAAtacacctacacacctacactttcacacactgatggtagagactgctgtgtaaatgaccaaaaaagaacTAATCCAATGATTGTAGAAAACGTTTTAGCTTTGACTTAAGTTACCCTCTCCTCTAGCACTGCTCTGTTGTTGTTCATTATCACATTAAACCAAAATCACCCCAAATCagttcttctttgtgtgtttgtgctgattttaatgatcttttctttaaacaatatttttacAATTCCAGCCCAAAGTCTTGGTGTAAGAACAAGGAGGATCCTGAGGTGATCAAAACACCGCTACCTACTGTGAAACCTCTCATGTAAGATAATGAACACCTTCCTATCCTAACAACTTCAACATTGATGAAGAAACTGACCAGAATGTTTTTCCCCCTTAAAGGAACAGAACGCCTTTAATGCATGAACAGAACGAGCAGGAGGGCACAAGGCATCGGGCATCTTCTTCTAAAAAGATGATCGACTTCATACAACAAGCTTCATCTCGGACACCAAGGTGTAAACAAAAGCTAAATCTTTAgtgatgcagaaacacacaaggtGACAAAGTGAAGAAGAGTGACTTCAACATATCAGTCCAGATGTGGCAGCATGTTAGAGGACACACATCTGTGTCTGTTGATGAGTGTTAAGTCCAGCAGATTCTCTTTTGAATCCATATGATGCATTTGCTGCCTTTTTTTATGCATCTCttgtttatacattttgatatatttttaaatacatttgaattctGCAGCTTCAATTATCTTCATTTCGTTCTaaatcttcatttaaaacaaacccaACAATGAACTTACCGTGGACCAATAGTATACTCTGATGATACATAATGAACGTTGGTTAACTTCGGTTTTACCAGAAACAACAATCCAGAATTCATGTATGTGTCATGGTTGTGTGTGATAGGTCCACAAGAGatcatttacaataaaatgtatttgttcagCATTTCCAAACCAGTGACCCCATGTATGACCATAATACTTATTTTGTCAGATAAAGTGACAAAGTGTCcacattttcctccttttctaaCCACAGGATGTATTAACTGCAGTGCAGTGATTTCAGCTGCAGTTGCACAACGTGTCCACTAGATGGGGTCTTTGttatactttttgtttttgaatactGCCCGTATATAATGACCACTGctgtatttttctttgcttACTCTTTGAACGAAACATAAAGTATACACTAATAATGAATCATACATGTTTGTGAGCTTTAATGCCAGCAGAAATTATAATAATTCAAAATCATAGATCAGGCAGGTCTTTtacaatatttgttttctagaCTGTACATATTAAACTTTACATGtagttttgcatttttgtaggcgtacttttttaaagtttctttgAATTTTACGACTcacatttttgtgaaatattcTTAATTGAAGTCTCAAGTGTTGATCAGAGGTTTGAAAAGACCCCTTTAGGTGTGCTGCAGAATTCTTCAGTTTGCGAATGGCTGTAAAACAAGTGCGATGGTTGCAGTTATGCAGGCTGCAAAATGTAAATGCTGCCTTTTTGTAATgcactgttttaatgttaagataaagaactaaagaataaaatgtttttaatctacCCGTCAAaccttttctttcactttaatATTGAAGTTTTTATAGCTGCAGTTTCAACACATGGCCACTA from Labrus mixtus chromosome 24, fLabMix1.1, whole genome shotgun sequence includes the following:
- the LOC132959296 gene encoding OX-2 membrane glycoprotein-like isoform X1 gives rise to the protein MAQRALILSLFVLTVSQKAPAALIQTQHTVMAAVGEQAYLNCQLMKSKDVHQVTWQKILPDGESNVATYNKYSKKLVNAGFQGKVELIDAGLQNSSILIREVTEEDEGCYRCMFNTYPDGALIATTCLKLYELHGPVLHVSESNFPEEVVVTCSATGRPAPTVTLNVLNQKLNVCIDSFKNTNGTVTVNTTCLLMRSYDNSTQVECEVQVPSVPLKKDSVMIPAAQLSSEDGSKVDTGSNDADITLVIAAVVTVSISLVVLLWLLLWFLRRKQLNSPKSWCKNKEDPEVIKTPLPTVKPLMNRTPLMHEQNEQEGTRHRASSSKKMIDFIQQASSRTPRCKQKLNL
- the LOC132959297 gene encoding OX-2 membrane glycoprotein-like, which gives rise to MAQRALILSLFVLTVSQKAPAALIQTQHTVMAAVGEQAYLNCQLMKSNDVHQVTWQKILPDGESNVATYNKYSKKLVNAGFQGKVELIDAGLQNSSILIREVTEEDEGCYRCMFNTYPDGALIATTCLKLYELHGPVLHVSESNFPEEVNVTCSATGRPAPTVTLNALHQKLNVSIDSFKNTNGTVTVNTTCLLMRSYDNSTQVECEVQVPSVPLKKDSVMIPAAQLSSEDGSKVDTGSNDADITLVIAAVVTVSISLVVLLWFLRRKQLNSPKSWCKNKEDPEEIKTLLPTVKPHMNRTPLMHEQNEQEGTRHRASSSKKMIDFIQQASSRTPRCKQKLNL
- the LOC132959298 gene encoding OX-2 membrane glycoprotein-like isoform X2 is translated as MAQRALILSLFVLTVSQKTLIQTQHTVMAAVGEQAYLNCQLMKSKDVHQVTWQKILPDRESNVATYNKYSKKLVNAGFQGKVELIDAGLQNSSILIREVTEEDEGCYRCMFNTYPDGALIATTCLKLYELHGPVLHVSESNFPEEVVVTCSATGRPAPTVTLNVLNQKLNVSIDSFKNTNGTVTVNTTCLLMRSYDNSTQVQCEVQVPSVPLKKDSVMIPAAQLSSEDGSKVDTGSNDADITLVIAAVVTVSISLVVLLWFLRRKQLNRTRRILRRSKHRYLL
- the LOC132959296 gene encoding OX-2 membrane glycoprotein-like isoform X2, which produces MAQRALILSLFVLTVSQKALIQTQHTVMAAVGEQAYLNCQLMKSKDVHQVTWQKILPDGESNVATYNKYSKKLVNAGFQGKVELIDAGLQNSSILIREVTEEDEGCYRCMFNTYPDGALIATTCLKLYELHGPVLHVSESNFPEEVVVTCSATGRPAPTVTLNVLNQKLNVCIDSFKNTNGTVTVNTTCLLMRSYDNSTQVECEVQVPSVPLKKDSVMIPAAQLSSEDGSKVDTGSNDADITLVIAAVVTVSISLVVLLWLLLWFLRRKQLNSPKSWCKNKEDPEVIKTPLPTVKPLMNRTPLMHEQNEQEGTRHRASSSKKMIDFIQQASSRTPRCKQKLNL
- the LOC132959296 gene encoding OX-2 membrane glycoprotein-like isoform X3, producing the protein MAQRALILSLFVLTVSQKAPAALIQTQHTVMAAVGEQAYLNCQLMKSKDVHQVTWQKILPDGESNVATYNKYSKKLVNAGFQGKVELIDAGLQNSSILIREVTEEDEGCYRCMFNTYPDGALIATTCLKLYELHGPVLHVSESNFPEEVVVTCSATGRPAPTVTLNVLNQKLNVCIDSFKNTNGTVTVNTTCLLMRSYDNSTQVECEVQVPSVPLKKDSVMIPAAQLSSEDGSKVDTGSNDADITLVIAAVVTVSISLVVLLWLLLWFLRRKQLNRTRRILR
- the LOC132959298 gene encoding OX-2 membrane glycoprotein-like isoform X1 produces the protein MAQRALILSLFVLTVSQKTPAALIQTQHTVMAAVGEQAYLNCQLMKSKDVHQVTWQKILPDRESNVATYNKYSKKLVNAGFQGKVELIDAGLQNSSILIREVTEEDEGCYRCMFNTYPDGALIATTCLKLYELHGPVLHVSESNFPEEVVVTCSATGRPAPTVTLNVLNQKLNVSIDSFKNTNGTVTVNTTCLLMRSYDNSTQVQCEVQVPSVPLKKDSVMIPAAQLSSEDGSKVDTGSNDADITLVIAAVVTVSISLVVLLWFLRRKQLNRTRRILRRSKHRYLL